A window of the Parvularcula bermudensis HTCC2503 genome harbors these coding sequences:
- the ppdK gene encoding pyruvate, phosphate dikinase, protein MTQYIYNFGGGSADGRTDMRNLLGGKGANLAEMASLGLPVPPGFTITTEVCTAFYDNNRQYPEGLKDAVDKALERVESIVERKFGDAEKPLLVSVRSGARASMPGMMDTVLNLGLNKETVKGLAALAGDERFAYDSYRRFIQMYSNVVLQMDHHSFEEILDTYKDDRDYVLDTDLTAADWQAVIVKYEAAVQAELGKPFPQDVHEQLWGAIDAVFGSWMNDRSKTYRRLNAIPEDWGTAVNVQAMVFGNMGDTSATGVAFTRDPSTGENHYYGEFLVNAQGEDVVAGIRTPQNLTIAGRQRQGNEDPSLEEVMPETFKELTAIFQTLENHYRDMQDIEFTIQEGKLWMLQTRNGKRTAKAALKIAVDLAEEGKISEEEAVLRVNPAALDQLLHPSLDPKATRDLLTKGLPASPGAASGKVVFTADEAERLANDGQKVILVRTETSPEDIHGMHAAVGIVTARGGMTSHAAVVARGMGRPCVCGAAEVRIDKAGTAFTVSGRTVSAGDQITLDGATGEVFFGAVKTIEPELSGDFAKLMVWADKARRMKVRANAETPLDAKTARGFGAEGIGLCRTEHMFFDAERITVVRQMILARDATERKAALDKLLPFQRDDFRELFTVMRGLPVTVRLLDPPLHEFLPHTDKEIEEVAQGSGIAVDQLKARAKDLAEQNPMLGHRGCRLGVTFPEIYEMQVRAILEAACEVAAETGDAVVPEIMVPLVSMKKELAFLKSRIDAVATEVFADKGRILDYLVGTMVELPRAALIADEIAEEAAFFSFGTNDLTQTTYGLSRDDSGAFMPFYIREGLVETDPFVSLDPKGVGALVEIGAERGRQTRADIKLGICGEHGGDPASISICERIGLDYVSCSPYRVPIARLAAAQASLSGDDD, encoded by the coding sequence GTGACGCAGTATATCTATAATTTCGGTGGTGGTTCGGCAGACGGTCGCACGGATATGCGTAACCTTCTCGGTGGCAAGGGGGCGAACCTGGCCGAAATGGCCTCGCTTGGTCTTCCCGTCCCACCAGGATTTACGATCACGACTGAGGTCTGCACGGCGTTTTACGACAATAATCGGCAATATCCCGAGGGGCTCAAGGATGCGGTGGATAAGGCCCTCGAACGGGTCGAGAGCATCGTCGAGCGGAAATTCGGCGATGCCGAAAAGCCGCTGCTCGTCTCCGTCCGTTCAGGCGCCCGCGCCTCCATGCCGGGGATGATGGATACCGTTCTTAATTTGGGCCTCAACAAAGAGACCGTGAAGGGGCTCGCCGCCCTCGCGGGGGATGAACGCTTTGCCTATGACAGCTATCGGCGATTCATTCAGATGTATTCGAATGTGGTCCTTCAGATGGATCACCATAGCTTTGAAGAAATCCTCGACACCTATAAGGACGACAGGGACTATGTGCTCGACACCGATCTGACGGCTGCGGATTGGCAGGCGGTGATCGTCAAATACGAAGCGGCGGTTCAGGCCGAGCTCGGCAAGCCGTTTCCCCAGGATGTCCATGAGCAACTCTGGGGCGCGATCGACGCCGTTTTTGGCTCCTGGATGAATGATCGGTCCAAGACATATCGCCGCCTCAATGCGATTCCCGAAGATTGGGGAACCGCGGTGAACGTCCAGGCCATGGTATTCGGCAATATGGGGGACACGTCCGCGACGGGCGTCGCCTTCACCCGTGATCCGTCCACGGGGGAGAATCATTATTACGGTGAATTCCTCGTCAACGCCCAGGGTGAGGACGTGGTGGCCGGAATCCGCACACCGCAGAACTTGACGATTGCCGGGCGTCAGCGCCAGGGCAATGAAGACCCCTCCCTTGAGGAGGTGATGCCGGAGACGTTCAAGGAACTGACGGCGATCTTCCAGACCCTTGAGAACCATTACCGCGACATGCAGGACATTGAGTTCACCATCCAGGAGGGCAAACTCTGGATGCTGCAAACGCGGAACGGCAAACGTACCGCCAAGGCGGCGCTGAAAATCGCCGTGGATCTCGCCGAGGAGGGCAAGATTTCCGAGGAGGAGGCCGTGTTGCGGGTGAATCCGGCGGCCCTCGACCAATTGCTTCACCCTTCTTTGGACCCCAAGGCGACCCGAGACCTGCTCACCAAAGGGCTTCCGGCCAGTCCCGGTGCGGCCTCCGGGAAGGTGGTGTTCACCGCCGATGAAGCAGAGCGCCTGGCGAATGACGGCCAGAAGGTTATCCTAGTGCGGACGGAAACCAGCCCCGAGGATATTCACGGGATGCACGCCGCCGTGGGGATCGTCACGGCGCGGGGGGGGATGACCTCTCACGCGGCGGTGGTCGCGCGCGGCATGGGACGTCCTTGCGTCTGCGGTGCGGCCGAGGTGCGAATCGATAAAGCGGGAACCGCCTTTACGGTCAGTGGTCGAACCGTGTCGGCGGGGGATCAGATCACTCTCGACGGCGCCACCGGTGAGGTCTTCTTCGGGGCCGTGAAGACAATCGAACCTGAATTGTCCGGCGATTTCGCCAAATTGATGGTGTGGGCGGACAAGGCCCGGCGCATGAAGGTGCGGGCCAACGCCGAAACCCCCCTCGATGCCAAGACGGCCCGGGGGTTTGGCGCCGAAGGGATCGGCCTTTGCCGGACGGAGCATATGTTCTTCGATGCCGAGCGGATTACCGTCGTGCGTCAGATGATCCTCGCCCGCGACGCGACGGAGCGGAAGGCCGCGCTCGATAAGCTATTGCCCTTCCAGCGCGACGATTTCCGTGAATTGTTCACGGTGATGCGGGGGCTGCCGGTGACGGTTCGGCTACTCGACCCGCCGCTGCATGAATTCCTGCCGCATACGGACAAGGAAATTGAGGAAGTCGCCCAGGGCTCCGGTATCGCTGTTGACCAGCTCAAGGCGCGGGCCAAGGATCTGGCGGAGCAGAACCCGATGCTCGGCCATCGAGGCTGCCGCCTCGGTGTCACCTTCCCTGAGATCTACGAAATGCAGGTGCGGGCCATTCTCGAAGCGGCCTGTGAGGTCGCGGCCGAGACCGGCGATGCCGTCGTGCCCGAAATCATGGTGCCGCTCGTTTCCATGAAGAAAGAACTGGCCTTCTTGAAGAGCCGGATCGACGCGGTGGCCACCGAAGTGTTCGCCGATAAGGGACGGATCCTCGATTATCTGGTCGGCACAATGGTGGAATTGCCGCGGGCGGCGTTGATCGCCGATGAGATCGCCGAGGAGGCGGCCTTCTTCTCCTTTGGGACGAACGACCTGACCCAGACGACCTATGGTCTGTCACGGGACGATTCGGGGGCCTTTATGCCTTTCTATATCAGGGAGGGGTTGGTCGAGACCGATCCCTTTGTGTCCCTCGATCCCAAGGGCGTTGGCGCGTTGGTGGAAATCGGCGCGGAACGGGGCCGGCAGACCCGGGCCGATATCAAGCTCGGTATTTGCG
- the glyS gene encoding glycine--tRNA ligase subunit beta, giving the protein MSDLLLELFSEEIPARLQQRGAADLQRLVTDLLSAEALAFDEAVAFATARRLTLRVTGLPDAQADRREERKGPRVGAPDKAIEGFMKAAGLASIDEAIVKEDGKGAFYVAVIDQRGRRTADLLAERLPQLLKTFPWPKSMRWGESENELRWVRPLHSILCTFGGEVVPFTLENGERPITSGACTAGHRFEAPETFEATTFEDYCETLLARKVILDGARREEKIWAEATALASAAGLEVIADPGLLAEVSGLAEWPVARMGRFDEKFLAVPDEALIAAMRGHQKYFSVRDPKTGRLAPHFICVANIDPADGGQAMMEGYERVLAARLSDAWFLYHQDLKTPLAQHAERLKDVTYFDGLGTTWEKVGRTADLAERLALALGAAPAAARGAALLCKADLPTEMVGEFPELQGIMARYYYLAETGTAADPAIAEALRDHYKPAGQGDLVPTAPLSVTVALADKLTTLAMFWSIGEKPTGSKDPFALRRMALGVIQLVLENGARLSLRDSVAPLLDTKAQADLLGFFHDRLRVYLKEKGHRYDHIEAVLTPDSDDLGLIVTRLHAIDRFLATPEGGDLVAAYKRAANILKAEEKKEGGPFGGEIDTAQLEAAEEQALYTALEGVEAALAAALPKDDITAALAALSSLREPLDRFFTEVTVNVEAPELRKNRLSLLHRLALAFGDVADFAKLEG; this is encoded by the coding sequence ATGTCGGATCTATTGTTAGAGCTGTTTTCCGAAGAGATCCCTGCCCGCCTTCAACAGCGCGGGGCTGCGGATCTGCAGCGGCTCGTTACCGATCTTCTTTCCGCCGAGGCCTTGGCGTTTGACGAGGCGGTGGCCTTTGCGACCGCGCGCCGCCTGACCCTCAGGGTCACGGGGCTCCCCGACGCTCAAGCGGACCGCCGTGAGGAACGCAAAGGGCCGCGGGTGGGGGCGCCGGACAAGGCGATCGAAGGCTTCATGAAGGCTGCGGGCCTCGCCTCAATCGACGAGGCCATCGTGAAAGAGGACGGCAAAGGCGCCTTTTATGTTGCCGTGATCGACCAGCGGGGGCGGCGTACCGCTGACCTGCTCGCCGAACGCCTGCCCCAGCTGCTCAAGACGTTCCCCTGGCCGAAATCCATGCGGTGGGGCGAGAGCGAGAACGAGCTGCGCTGGGTGCGGCCCCTACACTCGATCCTCTGCACGTTTGGGGGGGAGGTCGTGCCCTTCACCCTGGAGAATGGCGAACGGCCGATCACGTCGGGGGCGTGCACCGCCGGCCACCGCTTTGAAGCGCCTGAGACCTTCGAGGCGACGACGTTCGAAGACTATTGCGAGACCCTTTTGGCGCGAAAGGTCATTCTCGACGGGGCGCGTCGCGAGGAGAAGATCTGGGCCGAAGCGACGGCTTTGGCGTCAGCCGCGGGCCTTGAGGTCATCGCGGATCCGGGCCTCCTCGCCGAAGTATCTGGGCTTGCCGAATGGCCCGTCGCCCGCATGGGCCGGTTTGACGAGAAATTTCTGGCCGTCCCCGATGAGGCGTTGATCGCCGCCATGCGCGGCCATCAAAAATATTTCTCGGTGCGCGATCCGAAGACCGGTCGCTTGGCGCCGCATTTTATCTGCGTTGCCAATATCGACCCCGCCGATGGCGGACAGGCGATGATGGAAGGGTATGAGCGCGTGCTGGCCGCCCGTCTGTCGGACGCCTGGTTCCTTTATCACCAGGACCTCAAAACGCCCCTCGCCCAGCATGCCGAGCGTCTCAAGGATGTGACCTATTTCGACGGACTTGGCACGACCTGGGAGAAAGTGGGGCGGACGGCGGACCTCGCCGAGCGCCTGGCGTTGGCCCTTGGCGCGGCGCCCGCGGCGGCGCGGGGGGCGGCGCTTCTGTGTAAGGCTGATTTGCCGACCGAAATGGTGGGCGAATTCCCCGAATTGCAGGGGATCATGGCGCGCTATTACTACCTCGCCGAAACCGGGACGGCGGCGGACCCGGCCATCGCTGAGGCGCTCAGGGATCATTATAAGCCCGCGGGGCAGGGCGATCTTGTTCCCACCGCGCCGCTGAGCGTGACCGTCGCCCTGGCGGATAAATTGACCACCCTGGCGATGTTCTGGTCGATTGGTGAAAAGCCGACGGGGTCGAAGGACCCGTTCGCCTTGCGGCGAATGGCCCTCGGGGTCATCCAGCTCGTGCTTGAGAATGGCGCGCGCTTGTCCTTACGCGACAGTGTGGCGCCGCTCCTCGACACAAAAGCACAGGCTGATCTTCTTGGCTTTTTCCACGATCGCCTGCGGGTCTATCTGAAGGAGAAGGGGCACCGCTACGACCATATCGAGGCGGTCCTGACCCCGGACAGCGACGATTTAGGGCTCATCGTCACCCGTCTTCACGCGATTGACCGTTTTTTAGCGACCCCCGAGGGCGGCGATCTCGTCGCCGCCTACAAGCGGGCCGCCAATATCCTGAAGGCGGAAGAGAAGAAGGAGGGCGGGCCCTTTGGGGGCGAGATCGACACCGCCCAGCTTGAGGCCGCCGAAGAACAGGCACTCTACACGGCCCTCGAAGGGGTCGAGGCCGCCTTGGCGGCCGCCCTGCCGAAGGACGATATCACCGCCGCTCTGGCCGCCCTCTCATCGTTACGGGAGCCCCTCGACCGCTTTTTTACCGAGGTGACGGTCAATGTGGAGGCGCCGGAATTACGGAAAAACCGTCTTTCCCTCCTTCATCGACTTGCCCTTGCGTTTGGCGACGTTGCAGACTTCGCTAAGCTTGAAGGATGA
- a CDS encoding glycosyltransferase family 2 protein gives MTDHAAARPPLSCYIRTKNEARLIGEVVEAALTVAREVVIVDSGSTDDTVARAQAAGAQVYDVAWRGTGRQKRAAEDLCHYPWRLDLDGDEVLSPDLAKEIAALFEGEGPSAAVYALPMVIAPPIGPIWWRVDPDQRNKLYDARVIRMPDSAAWDQLDIPKTMKVPKLRHPIIHHAFTDIGFLLRKQERNMTQRAKSAPLKPLWQLRIRIVLGLPVYFLKRYVLKGLFLKGIYGFAFSLTIAYGRWLKDIKMYERHRLGEGR, from the coding sequence ATGACCGATCACGCGGCGGCGCGTCCGCCCCTGTCCTGCTATATCCGTACGAAAAACGAAGCGCGTTTGATCGGCGAGGTGGTTGAGGCCGCCCTGACCGTCGCGCGGGAAGTTGTGATCGTCGATTCAGGCTCGACCGACGACACCGTGGCCCGCGCCCAGGCGGCGGGCGCCCAGGTCTACGATGTCGCCTGGCGGGGAACCGGGCGCCAAAAGCGGGCCGCCGAGGATCTTTGTCACTATCCCTGGCGCCTCGACCTCGATGGCGACGAGGTGTTGAGCCCCGACCTCGCCAAGGAAATTGCCGCCCTGTTCGAGGGCGAAGGACCAAGCGCTGCGGTCTATGCCCTGCCGATGGTCATCGCCCCCCCGATTGGCCCCATCTGGTGGCGGGTCGACCCCGATCAACGCAACAAGCTCTATGATGCGCGGGTTATTCGGATGCCCGACAGCGCAGCGTGGGATCAGCTCGATATTCCCAAGACCATGAAGGTGCCGAAACTCCGGCATCCAATCATTCACCACGCCTTCACCGATATTGGCTTTTTGCTGCGCAAGCAGGAACGGAACATGACCCAGCGGGCGAAATCCGCCCCGCTCAAACCCCTATGGCAACTCCGTATACGTATCGTCCTGGGGCTGCCGGTCTATTTTCTTAAACGGTATGTTCTCAAGGGCCTCTTCCTCAAGGGGATCTATGGGTTCGCCTTTTCGCTCACCATTGCCTATGGACGGTGGCTAAAGGATATCAAAATGTACGAGCGCCATCGCCTCGGGGAGGGTCGCTGA